One window of the Anolis carolinensis isolate JA03-04 unplaced genomic scaffold, rAnoCar3.1.pri scaffold_17, whole genome shotgun sequence genome contains the following:
- the LOC134294567 gene encoding zinc finger protein 850-like, which produces MEEKPFTCLECGKSFSWRSNLLRHERTHTGEKPFECLECGQSFTHRSGLRQHQRTHTGEKPYKCLECGQSFTDRSGLRRHQRTHTGEKLYTCLECGQSFTHSSSLRSHQRTHTGEKPYNCLECGQSFTHNSGLHSHQRTHTGEKPYKCLECGQSFTRSSVLRSHERTHTGEKPYECLECGQSFSDCSTLRKHQRIHTGEKPYKCVECGQSFTRKGHLHSHQRTHTGEKPYDCLECGQSFAQSSTLHMHQRTHTGEKPYKCLECGQSFTQSSGLRSHQRTHTGEKPYKCLQCGQTFTHNSGLRSHQRTHTGEKPYKCLECGQTFIHNSGLRSHQRTHTGEKPYNCLECGQSFTHNSGLRSHQRTHTGEKPYKCLECGQSFTRNSGLRSHQRTHTGEKPYKCLECGQSFTQSSGLRIHQRTHTGEKPYKCLECGQTFTHNSGLRSHQRTHTGEKPYNCLECGQSFTHNSDLRSHQRTHTGEKPYKCLECGQSFIRNSGLRSHHRTHTGEKPYECLECGQSFSDCSTLRKHQRTHTGEKPYKCVECGQSFTWKGHLHSHQRTHTGEKPYDCLECGQSFAQNSTLHIHQRTHTGEKPYKCLECGQSFTQSSGLRRHQRTHTGEKPYKCLECGQSFNKREILRIHQRTHTGEKPYTCL; this is translated from the coding sequence ATGGAGGAGAAACCCTTTACATGtcttgagtgtggaaagagcttcagttggaGGAGCAATCTGCTAcggcatgaaaggactcacactggggagaaaccctttgaatgcctggagtgtggacagagcttcactcatcgTTCAGGCCTACGTcaacatcaaagaactcacactggggagaaaccctataaatgcttggagtgtggacagagcttcactgatcgttcaggcctacgtagacatcaaaggactcacactggggagaaactctATACATGtcttgagtgtggacagagcttcactcatagttcaagcctacgttcacatcaaaggactcacactggggagaaaccctataactgcctggagtgtggacagagcttcactcataattcaggcctacattcacatcaaaggactcacactggggagaaaccctataaatgtctggagtgtggacagagcttcactcgtagttcagTTCTGCGttcacatgaaaggactcacactggagagaaaccctatgagtgcctggagtgtggacagagcttcagtgattgttcaactctacgtaaacatcaaaggattcacactggggaaaaaccctataaatgcgtggagtgtggacagagctttactcggaagggacacttacattcacatcaaaggactcacactggggagaaaccctatgactgcctggagtgtggacagagcttcgctcagaGTTCAACTTTACATatgcatcaaaggactcacactggggagaaaccctataaatgcctggagtgtggacagagcttcactcagagttcaggcctacgttcacatcaaaggactcacactggggagaaaccctataaatgcctgcagtgtggacagaccttcactcataattcaggcctacgttcacatcaaaggactcacactggggagaaaccctataaatgcctggagtgtggacagaccttcatTCAtaattcaggcctacgttcacatcaaaggactcacactggggagaaaccctataactgcctggagtgtggacagagcttcactcataattcaggcctacgttcacatcaaaggactcacactggggagaaaccctataaatgcctggagtgtggacagagcttcactcgtaattcaggtctacgttcacatcaaaggactcacactggggagaaaccctataaatgcctggagtgtggacagagcttcactcagagttcaggcctacgtatacatcaaaggactcacactggggagaaaccctataaatgcctggagtgtggacagaccttcactcataattcaggcctacgttcacatcaaaggactcacactggggagaaaccctataactgcctggagtgtggacagagcttcactcataattcagacctacgttcacatcaaaggactcacactggggagaaaccctataaatgcctggagtgtggacagagcttcattcgtaattcaggtctacgttcacatcataggactcacactggggagaaaccctatgagtgcctggagtgtggacagagcttcagtgattgttcaactctacgtaaacatcaaaggactcacactggggaaaaaccctataaatgcgtggagtgtggacagagctttacttggaagggacacttacattcacatcaaaggactcacactggggagaaaccctatgactgcctggagtgtggacagagcttcgctcagaATTCAACTTTACatatacatcaaaggactcacactggggagaaaccctataaatgcctggagtgtgggcagagcttcactcagagttcaggcctacgtagacatcaaaggactcacactggggagaaaccctataaatgcctggagtgtggacagagcttcaataAGAGGGAAATTCTACGtatacatcaaagaactcacactggggagaaaccatatacatGCCTTTAG